CTTGCAATAAAATAACTTCAACAATAGCTAGGGATGTgcacacaaaaagaaacaataataAGGGATAAAACAATTGTAACGTAAAAAAACATGCAAGTAAATCTGTGtgttatataagaaaaacttaAGTAAAAAAAGCATGGAAGATCTTAAATAGTTGAGTGTTTATCGTATAGTATTAGTGTGATTACAAGCTTTGAGACAAGAAAACAACCTTCTCTGTTACTGGTCACTACACATTTATAACCGTCCTCTCAGGTAATGTTACTGTTTGCCTGATGATGATGACATTTTTAGCAAACTATCGAAATTAATTGTTGGAATCTAGCTAAAAGGAAATGATGTGAATTATTagcatatatattaataaaggaAATTTAGATCTCGAATCCAAAAGGGAGTGTCAGAAGAAAAATGTGAACTTGATAGAAAACACAAGTGAATAAGAAGGACAAAACATGTGAAGCAATGGGTATATTGGCTCTAGAATATTTCATGATTTGTCTGACAATAGTCTAacaaacacatggtttattgacCTAGTCAATGAATTAGTCTTGGAAACTTGGTAATTTCATAATCTGATCAATGATTATTTTGATGTATTGAGAAACTCGCAAATGGGCTCATTGGTTCAAGTTTATTATGGCCCATATAATACAAGATTTGAACGGAGTCAAAATGCTGCTTTGTGTTCTCGTTAGTATCACTTTTTCTTTTAGCATATAGTTTTAGTTTAGCCGTTACAAGATTCTATGTAAAGCACTAAAGCTCAAGATATCAATGAGCATCTACAAAAGCTTGATTCCTCTTATCCAATTGGTataagttatgaatttcataTGACATCTTTATCTTTAATATACCAAATATTTTCCAATGCAAAATAACAAAagattataaatctatttcctATTATCTATCAAAGATTATTCTTGTTAAAATCAAAGCAAGAATGTGTTGTAATGAAGATATAAAAAGATAAGTAAATAATGCTCATTTCTTCGTCTGTGGTTAGTACTTAGTAGTAAAGATAGAGATCACACTAAAGTAAAAGTCATAAAAAACAGTCAAAAGAAGCACACCGAAGAAAAATGTGAGTTATATTCCCACAAAGAAATCAGGAAAGTGGGCCCACCATTGGTGGTTCGTTTGGTGTGATATCAGGTCCCACTATATGTACACATGGGCCACTTTTATTAacgtttctttcttctttgacCTTTAATTTACGAATATTTCCTTTTCTTGccatctaatttttatttatcgttTTTCGTCATATTGTTGTTATTTTgctcaaatttataaaaatgctataaatatttttcaaaatactaGTCTGTCACATCTTTTAACAAAGGCCAAAACCCTGCTTTTCTTTTTACCTCAGTGGTCGCTGACATCGAAGCTAAAAAGAAAAGCTATTACATATACTCTATGGTTGTTAtaaaaagcaaaagcaaaacttcTTACTTTTCTTTATAGTTTGGTTAATTCTTGATTGTGTTGGTGGTGGTCTCTATCTATATGTTGTACAATACAATGTCCACATTGAAACATACATACATGTAAcgcataaattaaaaaaatatttaaaaaccaatcatttttacacattattattattgaaaaaCCAAAGTAAGTGGTAAAAACGTACAGGTCAGCATAAATGTACAGACGGCAGAAGATTAGACGGAACTCAGAGTGGATGCTCCGTTTGGTTAGAGTGGGGTTGCGTCACAGCTCAGAAGGGAGAGAGAATAATTGAAACTAGTAGTAAAACGCTCACTGTGAAACGCAGTCGTTTTAATGAACGccgtttatttatttcttttttaccCAAGTGagtgattattttatttttatactctTGTCTGCTACCACCGTGTGAAAAGGAGCGAGAATTGCAGAAACATATTAGCAAAAACCCAGAGAGATTTTTTCTCCCAACAAGACCAAACTAGAGAACAAGTAACCATAAAAGGCAAACAGAGATTCACAAGTTTGCTTACTTTCTCTTTTAACTCCAAAGTTATGATTTTTATCTCTCAGACAGCATTTTCCtctgtctttttctctttgtgATTTTTCTCTTATTcttggttttgggttttccgaGAAAACCCAAGATACAAAACAGAGGATCTGGTAGAGCACGAGAGAAgcttaaacccaaaccaaagaAGAAACCTCTGAGCTAAaggttcagttttttttttacatttctttGCTTCAAAAATCTTTCCTTTTATACTCATTCTCCTTTTAATTACTTCTTTATCAGACGTTTAAttggaaaggaaaaaaaatggctgaGTCGACAAAACTTAGACTAGTTCGTTGTCCAAAGTGCGAGAATCTCTTATCAGAGCCTGAAGATTCCCCTTTCTTCCAGTGCGGTGGCTGCTTCACCGTCCTTCGTGGTATAACTTCTGAGCTCCCAATAATTAAGTGCTTATAACTTTGATGAGTGTGCTTTTTGATAGAATCAATGtgtgaagaattttttttttttaagactttTATAAGTTCTTGTTTTGATGTTCTTAAGACGAGAAGAGTTTATCAGCTTCTGTTctgtctttttaaaaaaaaaaaaattcaaatttaagtAGTTTTGTGTTTCTTTATGTACTCCTAAAGAGACTTTGTTTAACTACATAACAGCCAAAATCAAGGAGCGTGAAGTAGATTCGGTTTCAGACAAGTCCGTGGAAGATAGAGCCAAACCAGTTTCAGTTAACTCAACTAGTTCCCCTGAGAAAGCTAGTCAAACCTCGTTATCTGACTCTGATGTTCCACCAGCTTCTCCTTCTTTGAGACACCAGCTAAACGTTCCACTTGCCGCTGAGAGTGATCCTTGTTCTAAAACCAAACCTTTTGATGTCGGTGGTAACAGCTTGTTGGATAAAGATGACCCTAAATCTCAATCCGGGAGACAAGAACCCGGTTTAGATCGGTTTAGGAAAAGAACAACCAAGAGATGTGACTCTGATAGtgtcatcaacaacaacaacaacagattGTCCACTTCAATGTATCCTCCTCTTTCTGATGAAGGCACTTCTTCTGGTCCTAACTACTTGCCAGACTCACAGAGCCGTGAAGCTATCGAGCAAGACCGAGCTGGACTTTTGAGACAGTTGGATAAGCTCAAAGAACAGCTTGTTCAGTCTTGCAACGTCGCTGGCGACAACAAACCTAAAGAACAGGTTCCCAACAAGGCTCCTCCGGTTCGGTTTTACAGTTCCGGAACAGGTCCTTCTTATTACCATCCTGAACCGCAGTTTCCTTACAGCAACAATGACCATCATGGTCTGATGCATCCTTCTTACGGAAGAGGAGTCCTCTTCTCCGGAGGAGGACAGTATCTTGGCAATAACAACGATCTCTTCCAGCAAAACGGTCCGTTTCATCTCTCCTCTTGCACTTGTTACCACTGCTGGAGAGGCTCAGTGATCCCTCACGACGCACCTTACAACGCCGGGTTCTATCCTCCTGAGAGCGTCATGGGTTTTGCTCCTCCACCTCATAACCATAGAGCCTTCCCTCCTTCTCGTGCTCCGCCGCTTCATCAGCCTCATGGAAGATGGCCTGTGGACTCTCTTCCGCGTGTTCGTCCTCCTCCTAAGGTTGTGTTATCAGGAGGTTCTCGTCATATCCGCCCCTTGGCGGGTGGTGCACCGTTCATAACGTGTCAGAACTGCTTCGAGCTTCTCCAGCTGCCGAAGAAACCTGaagctggaggaggaggagggaagAAAGAGGTGAAGATGAGATGCGGCGCGTGCTCTTGTTTGATTGACTTGTCTGTTGTCAACAACAAGTTTGTTCTCTCTGCAGCAAACAACACAGGAGAGGCTCAGCCTCGTgtggctgctgctgctgctgattACACCTCTGATGACTATGATCTTCTCGGCTACGTGTTCCATTCGTTGGACGATGAGCAAGATAAGTCTCAAGACGTGCAGATAGTTCGTTCTCATTCCGCTAGCCTCTCTGAGGACGAGCTTAGTTCAGACAGTCTAACAGCTAAGCCGCTTGACTCGCCTCTTCACGAGAACTTTGTTAACTACTCTTCGATCAACCACGAGAGGGCTGGAGCGGGCAGCCGCAGCTTTAGTTCGGATCAGGAGAGGGTGACACTGAGTAAGACGATGAGACAGAACTCAATGAAGGAGGTCTCGCTTGCGAGTGAGATGGAGGTTTCTTTCAACGACTACAGTGGAGTGTCTAAAGACCATCATCACCAGCAAAGATCAAAGAAGAACGGGTTCGCTAGCATTGTGAAGAAGAGCTTCAAGGATCTGACAAAGTCTATTCATAACGATGAAGGGAATAGAAGCAGTGTTTCTATAAATGGACATGGTTTGACAGAACGTATGCTGAGAAAAGCTGAGAAGCAAGCAGGAGCCATTCAGCCAGGAAGCTACTGGTATAATAACATTGTGTGACTCTTATTGTTATAACATTGTGTGACTCTTATATAATGTGTGTTTATTTCTAGGTATGATTATAGAGCTGGGTTCTGGGGAGTTATGGGAGGTCCAGGTCTTGGAATAATACCGGTAACTTTAACACACGTTTTGATAATTGCTTATTGTCAATGTGTTGTATCTAAAGctttgttgtttgttgtttgttgttgttggtggTGGTGTAGCCATTTATAGAGGAGTTAAACTTCCCAATGCCAGAGAACTGTGCAGGTGGGACGACAGGAGTGTTTGTGAACGGAAGAGAGCTTCACCGTAAGGATTTGGAGTTGCTTGCGGGTAGAGGGCTTCCTCCAGACAGAGATAGGTCATACATTGTGGACATTACCGGTAGAGTTATAGATGAAGACACTGGCGAAGAGCTTGATTGCCTTGGGAAACTTGCCCCAAcgtaagcttttttttttttttggcttgcTCTTTCCTCTTGACAAGAAAGATTATGTGACATATGTTTGGTATTGTTGGGATGGTGTAGGATTGAGAAGTTGAAGCGTGGGTTTGGGATGAGATGTCCAAAGAGAGCTACTTGAAGGCAGAGATGCTTGCGGAGCAAGGCAACTACAAATTTGTCAAAAGGAAAGAAGTTATGGAATTTGTCAAGAcactaattattaaatattattggttGTTTTCTTCAAAACTAGTTGTGATCTCATGTTGAAATCTGTCAACTTTTAGTATTTgtagtcattttttttttaatgtcaaacaaagggggtgattggtagttgctgtaggtgctgtccacagccctatttatttccacagcaccaaattcagagcaatcaagctttaaatttttttttgaaaccacagctcttAAAATatcctacagctgtacaagtgctctgcagagccaaatatccaaagcaatttttaGTGCTtcaataaaattctacagcaataaaatctaaagccacagcaaaaagtctacagatttttttctacagcaaaatatttaaagctacagccattaccaatcggaccTAAAGCTTGTCACAATCGATATGGTAGTATTTATTAAGCAAATGAGGTCCGGTAAATATGTCACTGAATGCTCACAGATTGTTTTTCCGCATTACGcgctgatttatattttaaatctgtTAAATTTATCAGAAAAAATTATGCGATCTTTctgcattttatatttttaaaattcggaataaatgtttttgtttaacCATTCTAAAAATGCAATATATAAACTTCTAGAATGTGTATCATTACTTTAAGGTGATTTTGGTCTCTGGTGAAGTAAACAATACTAAAAATGGGTCGAACAGAGGCGTTTATTAGATTTCGAGATGATGTTACAAAGGTGGAGAAAGTAAAAGCAAGCCGGAGCTCGTGAGAACTtaaaccggaaaagtacaaatagCGGAGAAATGATTGTACGGATGATAAATCCTGATCTCGCCGCTAAGTTTGTGTCGCTAAGTGTCGATGCCTTTCTCCTTTGCTTTCCTCTCCTTTTATACTCTGTTCGATTACCTTAACCTAATCTCCTTTTTCCGATTGGGCCTTGTCGGCCCTTCGGGCCTGATTAGGAGGTGCTCGCTCTGAGCCGCTTAGTCGATTGGTCCCGCTTCGTTTGCTCTCCGCTTCGACTAACAGCATTTCCTGGCTAAGCCGATACCCCGAGAATCGGCTTCCGAGCCGAGGTTGACTCGATCTGCTGGATTGGGCCCTTTGTTCGATGGGCTTTGAGGATGGGTTAAATCCATCCCCAACAATTACCATCATATGAACGTGGAAGAGAGTTGCCTGGTAAAAGGCATAGGAGTCTTCTCTATGGTCAGATTCTCACAGATTATCATGTAGTCATCACAGGTACTAACTAATATAGCAACTTAATATATGGATGATGTTTGTCTGATGATACTGTAACCATAGTTGAGAACGGGACAATAGATGGTCAAGGAAGTATATGGTGGGATTGGTTTAGAAATGGAGAGCTAAACTATACAGGTGAGTTCCTGATGAATCTTAATTAGAATAATaacttttactattttaattttttttggcgGCAACGTCTCCGCATTTTATTaacttttactattttaattaGGATTagattttcttagtttttttaggtttttatataCCACAATTGCTATTGTGAACCCAAACCGCAGCTCACGTGTGAAGAGTCTATCATCAACTGATTTTTTTGGGTATTTCCATGTCCTAGAGTATAGAGGTTGAAGAACGTGTGGACGAGTGTTCTGTGGATGACCTTTTATCGTTTATTAGTGGTAGAGGTACATATCGTATCTTCATATCTCTCCATTatgcaatgtttttttttcctgctCCGAGTTGTTCAATTCCATCTCGATGGCACCACATATTTTGATCATGTATTGAGCCTACTTTGATGGTCTTTTTATAAGACATGTTTCTGGTTGTTCAGCCTGAGTGCCTAGTATGAGATTCCCACTACCTTGTGCTGTAATCTCTTGGGTATACACACCTTTTTCATCTTTGGATTTATGACTTAAACATATACATACTACCATATTGAGTCGTGGATATATATAGCTATAGATGACTGATGGGAGATAGTTCTGTTTGCCTCTGTTTTTGAACATTGAAGGACCAGCTGCAAGACAAAAATAAAGATGCAAACGCTAGCCCAATGGCTGCAACAGTTTTTGATGATCTCCACATTTAGATTTATAAgcaattagagagagagagagagagagagagagagagagagagagagtggtgTTGCGTTTCTCctgtattaatgtttttttcccccacaatatgttttcttttgttttcttcttccttaaatcctagatttttttttagcaaaaatcCTAGAGTTTACGATGcagttttgctttctttttctttctttttctttctttttttttaagtcagaATGGCTGAGAAAATCAATTGGTTGATCACTGTTATTTGTTGGTTACTGTTTGTGTGTtcttaaactaaataataataataactaataatatGAAGAAGATGATTCCATTTTTCTTTAGTCATCACAAACCTCTCACGAGATGAGGAGAGAAAATAACTCAAAGCAGCTTCACTACACTCCACTGGAGTCATTGCTGAGGAATGAGGATTCTCATCATGTCTACACTTAGGTGAACATAAACTATCTGTGTGCAATGTATTTTTTTCGAAGGAAAAAAGTTTCCTACCTACACGAAGTTTACACTAATATGGTGGAAACCATCCAGTGTATGAGAATGTGTCAACAACTACACGAAGTTTATGTTAATACATGTCACATGTAcgaagtaaataataatatggtgGCAACATCACAATcgaatttaattgattttaagctAAGTTAATGGGGTCAATCCGTAATTTactaaacttaataaacttaatgatttattaattttaataaacttaattgattttgttaataaacttaataatttgttaaatttacttaataaacttaataatttgttaaatttacttaataaacttaataaatttattaaacttaatattgtttttggttAACGAAACCTTGGGCCTATATTGTTTTGGGCCTGACTTGTGTGATTTTTATTGCAGCAAATCGGGTTGATCACCGAGCGGTTCGTGAAAGGTGAGTTTAAGGAGGGCTCGACGCCTCTGTCTCAAGCCGTGTCTCTCAGAGATCAGTTCAGAGTTTTGGTGGTGAAGACGTGTGGGATGTGGAGAACCTGAATCCGAGATGGGAGAGTCTGGAGGAGAGGTTGGAGACCCTTGTCATGGAGTATGAACACTGGAATGATTACAAGAAGACAAAGACTACCCTGGCCAACCTGTGCCTATCCAAGCACTTTGATATCAGGGAGGTGAAGATGATTCATGCGCTGGGAGTGAAGTGTGACATTATCAACAACCCCTGGGCACAGTCTCGACTTTCCACCTTGTATGCCTACTCTCCTTTTATAGGCTACGTACTTTCTCTTGAGTGTGTATCCAGGAACAAGACCATGAAGAAGCACAATCCGTACCGGTTCTACAACGGTCTGTTGGCTGCACAGGGCTTCTCTCAATCTCCAGAAGCTGCAGAGGTGCTGCTCAGAGAGATGGTTCGGCTTCGCTTAGCTCCAACCAAAGTCACGTTTCTTGCTGAAAGCTCTCGGCAAAGGTATAATAGCTTTtaatcaataatttaatatctCTTATTGAAACATGAACATTGACTAACATATTCATATGAGATTTACAAAACTTGCTATTGAATTTATTTCATTATTCGAACTTTATTCTTTTTCAAAGCATATTTCCTTATTAATTTTGAAGTAAATGAGGGTCTATCCGTCTAACCAACTTGGTTTATAATGTTATGATTCATAACATCAATTAATGAATCATGGTCATGAGCAGTGCACTAACTTGTCGTCTTATGTTAATAGtgataaataacatttttattttaaaccaaGGTCATGAAACTGCACAATTATTGTAAAACAGTAATCAAATCATGAGCTATGGGAAGGATACTCCTAACACTCTCCTGTTCTTGTTTGGTATGTTCTTTTGGTTTGATCCAAGTCCATGAATTGAGCTCAAATATAACAATTACAGttctttatataatcaatgaCAATTACCTTTCTATAgaaaccaaaataatataacAGAAAACCTCAGACTCATAATTCtattcattaattttataaaacatacatCAAGTCTCGCCAcgtcaaagaaaataaaactaatttcaTAATCACCTCTCTAGCATGTCTTCACGAACTGTACATCAAGTCTTTCTAAGTATTACTTAATTGATCTTAGTTGTTTTAAGATTGTTAAGGATATATGAACCTCATTAATGAAACCACCAGCAATATCTTCGAATATCTTCTGAATTTGTGATTGCACATAGActatgtgtggtttgagaatggtGATTTTGAGGAGGGTTCGACACCTCTGTCTCAGGTGGTGTCTCTCAGAGACAAGTTCAGAGTATTTGTGGTGAAGGTTTATGCCGCTGATGTTGAGAACCTGGAGGAGAGATTGGAGACACTTGTGATGGAGCATGAATCCTTGGAGGAGTACAACGAGCCCAAGTCTATCTACTCCCTCGCCAACATTTACCTGCACTCTCAAACCGTCTTTAATTCCAGACAGGTCGAGATGCTTTATGCCTAGGATTAAAGTGTGGGATTCTCAACAACAAGTGGGCAGAGTCTTGCCTTTCGAGGTTGTATGTCTTCTCTCCCTTTGTGAGCTACTTTCGATCTCCCAGGAACaagaccaagaagaagaagattgataCGCACAGGCTCTACAACGCGCTGTTGTCGGCAAATGGATACTCTGAATCTCCAGAAGCAGCAGAGGTGCTACTCAAAGGAATGGTTGGGTGTGGCTTTGCTCCTACCGACATCACTTTTCGGGTCATGATGAAAGCACTCGGTAATTCTGGGAAGTCAGGTCTAGCTCCAGGATATAAATAGTGGATGACATATATACAATGTCAAAAAAATTTGTAATGTAATCAAAGAGTATAAATAAGGTGAACTACACAAActtataaaatctataaatattttttttttgtaaatggttCTAAAAATCATATCAAATCTTTTGAAAGAAACACATAAAATTATAGcattgtaaaaataattttttttatataatactatTATCCGACacctatttatattttaagataatcTGAACTGAAATtaccttttttatatttttaaagaatataCCAATAGAAGAAAGACAGGGTTTTGAACTCTTAACATTTTTTGGTAGTTTCtccattaaaaaaatgattcttgCTTCTTtaacttcctctttctcttactTTTTTTAGTCAAAGGTAAAAAACCCTTGTAGATTTCTACCACTAATATTGCTCTTAGATCGAAGGTCAATTCGGCTCATATGCGATTAGGTTTATTCCatttttgtgttcttgagaaGCCGTGAAAGATAGACAAATCTGATGGTTGCTTAATATAGCAATCGTAACGGTTAGGGCAGAGTCTTTGATTAGATTTGGTGATATTGATGATTCTGTTTGTTATAGTACAATCAATTTCATTGGTCAAAATGGTTTACTAATTTTATTGGACcaggtgattttttttatttaatgttttagatCTAACTGGATCTTAATTTGGTTAATTGTCGGTTTAAGGAAATTTACAGCCTACTTTAAACAATACACCAATTTAAATTATGTTCTATGGGATTTTTtacttcaaattttatatatgtggagatataaatctgaaattttaatcttgcgaagaaataaaatttgaacTTTTATGTACGGGGATAAATAGAACGAGGTCATTGTTTAGGAGATAtgctatacaaaataaaaatgtttgttGACTCGAGATATTAT
The nucleotide sequence above comes from Brassica napus cultivar Da-Ae chromosome A9, Da-Ae, whole genome shotgun sequence. Encoded proteins:
- the LOC106368481 gene encoding protein ENHANCED DISEASE RESISTANCE 4-like codes for the protein MAESTKLRLVRCPKCENLLSEPEDSPFFQCGGCFTVLRAKIKEREVDSVSDKSVEDRAKPVSVNSTSSPEKASQTSLSDSDVPPASPSLRHQLNVPLAAESDPCSKTKPFDVGGNSLLDKDDPKSQSGRQEPGLDRFRKRTTKRCDSDSVINNNNNRLSTSMYPPLSDEGTSSGPNYLPDSQSREAIEQDRAGLLRQLDKLKEQLVQSCNVAGDNKPKEQVPNKAPPVRFYSSGTGPSYYHPEPQFPYSNNDHHGLMHPSYGRGVLFSGGGQYLGNNNDLFQQNGPFHLSSCTCYHCWRGSVIPHDAPYNAGFYPPESVMGFAPPPHNHRAFPPSRAPPLHQPHGRWPVDSLPRVRPPPKVVLSGGSRHIRPLAGGAPFITCQNCFELLQLPKKPEAGGGGGKKEVKMRCGACSCLIDLSVVNNKFVLSAANNTGEAQPRVAAAAADYTSDDYDLLGYVFHSLDDEQDKSQDVQIVRSHSASLSEDELSSDSLTAKPLDSPLHENFVNYSSINHERAGAGSRSFSSDQERVTLSKTMRQNSMKEVSLASEMEVSFNDYSGVSKDHHHQQRSKKNGFASIVKKSFKDLTKSIHNDEGNRSSVSINGHGLTERMLRKAEKQAGAIQPGSYWYDYRAGFWGVMGGPGLGIIPPFIEELNFPMPENCAGGTTGVFVNGRELHRKDLELLAGRGLPPDRDRSYIVDITGRVIDEDTGEELDCLGKLAPTIEKLKRGFGMRCPKRAT